In Hyalangium gracile, the following are encoded in one genomic region:
- a CDS encoding helix-turn-helix domain-containing protein produces the protein MMQRLERQLIESTLRRCHFHKDRAAKELGLARSSLFKRLKQWGLTPEED, from the coding sequence ATGATGCAGCGCCTGGAGCGCCAGCTCATCGAGAGCACCTTGCGCCGCTGCCACTTCCACAAGGACCGCGCCGCGAAGGAGCTGGGGCTGGCCCGCTCCTCCCTCTTCAAGCGGCTCAAGCAGTGGGGTCTCACCCCAGAGGAGGACTGA